In Sorghum bicolor cultivar BTx623 chromosome 10, Sorghum_bicolor_NCBIv3, whole genome shotgun sequence, one genomic interval encodes:
- the LOC8083211 gene encoding BEACH domain-containing protein B, producing MNIVRGVADYLRKAPPPPPPLAPGGDAAPTTSFPASDFDDAPTPRVVFSGSLEEGALNVLWKNYENALDKAEKENSLQIFVLQFVETFRDWGPHPTEQLVDQELENNETVVGCSCGHPSEVILILIQEISLITSTFTESGNSPVSPTNHHSGQQNNLGLSSQILQVLECLEILTRSLHNCRVFSYYGGVQKITSLLKAAVAQLKNLNRLLAAEDQSSDEVVENARLMLNILVSIITIISNFMKLEITVGRIPHIVETIKHTPSNNHLAAVTSSSPARTISDILRHWQQKAIVLVMEASGVYWLVELLRVVQRLNLKEQCIDLSLHFITLCALRSTVSGTRAQNHLRSIGGLEILLDGLGLPSSNFSVLMHSSISRNERDEILLLQIQYLQTLSEAVFGNVNNLQILCENGRVHKFANCICWPAFMIQKFHRQTDNTKASLTLDSASGLIYFLDRTEWNDYSIKLSNALCSFVLPSEDIGHCSDEIAVSQIVLSIPLAYLEQSVRWIIRILMTVFLCIRACTKETELPDHIKIFVKTIQYYVIRMFKRILISTPALLPAFREEGVWDLIFSGNFFYFGSSVEDTRFHTVTNIQNGDVNSNRISIHSESLYRSDVNILQVEAISFLEFAATLNENTYNTPECTALLDALEHCISDPLAVNTLLKSFRVILQLATEHTLDSFESLDVITRVLKVACRLAQELRNFSNFLCSNVMVSQDGSQFKNIEGRTEDTLICTELALSLFMEYVTISIDGRILVLHNADCIECLFDLFHEQNIRKHVLEQVLALFRLPSSSTQDHTAKLQLCSKYLENFSRANKKENINTELSIDLLVNMREIIMMDRMYYQNLFRDEGCFLHIISLLNGNFNKVTDEQLVLNVLQTLTLLLEGNDASKGAFRLLVGAGYQTLQSLILDFYKWSPSGRLLDALLSMLVDCKFELDEKTTIKNEDAVVLLLNILQKSSTSLQHYGLVILQQLLKQSITNRTSCFKAGLLSFLLDWFSVEEKDDTVIAIAELIQILGAHSICGKDIRKIFALLRCEKIGTKHKHTSLLLTSLSHMLKEKGPEAFFEFSGHDSGIEIKSPFLWPYNRGLSFSCWLRVENFPDSGMMGLFSFLTEDGKGCSAVLNRSALVYESIYQKHQCVLLPLKLPPKEWIFLSVTHTIGRAFSGGSQLRCYVDGELVSSEKCGYAKFNEAMTHCTIGTELMPVGDEPISIGFEKTFAFTGQMGPVYVFSDALSSEQVKGIYFLGPSYMYSFHGDDSLYRGVLDARDGLSSKIIFGFNAQASQGRSLFSVSTALDNADKNTFEATIMGGTKLCSRHLPQDIIYCVGGVSVFFPLFTQFFNAASDIEKCCRPSIVNDKLAAEVIELVATVLDGNVSNQQQMYLLSGLSILGFLLQSATPQLLTTKTLSALKYMFDILRNCGMSKVLLKDAISQIFLNPQIWVYASYEVQRDLYMFVIKYFETDGRLLPLLCGLPWVIDIVCRYYWEKADSRHVVASKPLLHPVTKQVIGERPKIVEIHKLRLLLLSLAEMSLKIKVSPDDIRALVAFFERSQDIACISDILDMIIGALSHGAVFSSFVENVNYLGGCCIFINLLKREFEPVRLLGLQLIGKLMTGMPSEKKGTKLFALPLGQSRPISENLTKELIAAPQLFLNTMSERLFKFPLSDNLCATLFSVLSGISTQQVLEENSLSDPPRDRNCNLLSLPPFSLPQILICIFRFMHSCKDSSARTRILNLLLGLLDSNSSNIEALMEHSWNSWLETSTNLDVFKDYKSVSKGEPDDMKTDELSLVMNLYSLVLSYYLCFVRGGWHQLDDTANFFLSKIDQGQLSNSNLLRDIFDDIAGSLLQKSEEDNIFLLQPCCDNVLHFLNLIQELLVSQMGIRLLFLSPSILEESSHDNIWKEDIKSTVIDILNTESNGQCTRFSDVNKVSDDWWNFFDKVWSIIRNLNEKGPSKLVPKDPNVEVTSLGQRARGLLESTNVPAAEKTTMVSGGGGIGTALGIKMNRFAEKTTVSREEIIPRIFFHLVILYLCKAGLENAYNCVLQFMSLLPILLISEDDQSKNKLHFLIWSLLIVRSQYGQLDDGARFHVFSHLILETIIYGKSMLVTNILGRDDPVDINNKETGFILSFIQKDRVLAAAANEVKHMKAVQVDRLKQLHELHLKLNECSATEIRLVQAIEDEIHFTITAALSADDSRKTASQLAFREDQQIITDKWIHISRALMDERGPWSANPFPNDVVTHWKLDKTEDRWRRRFKLKRNYKFDERLCKPSQSRNESIVSSADQLYIIAKIPEKMKRFLLKGVRGITEDSSYEPFEDINDASESSQSNPLESQSLNNAADTSDFHASVHYKKEPSSTNGDNDYTKVLCSVRCVLVTPKRKLAGQLDITRTVMHFSFEFLVEGTGGSSVFNKFKDKKDSDCKNELGGVDRLDGCRDGMIETNGVLTQNQSNKIKRHRRWNIAKIKGVHWTRYLLQYTAMEIFFDDSSAPIFLNFSSQKDTKNAGSLLVSLRNEALFPKGITKDKNNIISFVDRRVALRMAENARERWRRREISNFEYLVILNTLAGRSYNDLTQYPIFPWILADYTSEKLDFNKSSTFRDLSKPVGALDENRFKAFEDRYLSFYDPDIPSFYYGSHYSSMGIVLHYMLRLEPFTTLHLNFQGGKFDHADRLFQSIESAYINSLSSTSDVKELIPEFFYMPEFLENSNSYHLGVKQDGEPIGDVALPPWAKGSPEEFIHINREALESEYVSSNLHNWIDLIFGYKQRGQPAVEAANIFYYVTYEGAVDLENMDDMLQKSAIEDQIANFGQTPIQIFRMKHPRRGPPIPIAHPLYFAPQSITLTSSVYSTVSHMCAILFIGLLENTVVLMNEGLILSVKLWLTTQLQSCGNFTYSGSQENFFGIGSDVISPRKIGTFLAENVKFGRQCLATMQNSCDNYLILCGNWENSFQIISLSDGRIVQSIRQHKDVVSCVAVSSDGNVVATGSYDTTVMIWHAFRGRPIDKKMRGPNFELSEKEHVIVERPVHILCGHDDIITCLFVSTELDIVISGSKDGTCIFHTLREGRYVRSIQHPSGVGLSKLVASQHGRVVLYSKNDLSLHMYSINGRHIASSATLGRLNCIELSCCGDFIVCAGELGQIVLRSMHSLGIVWRYDGNGKTITSLVVTPEECILAGTKNGSLLVFSIETPLLRRGSMQRNRIKPSTTG from the exons GCCGAGAAGGAAAATTCTCTTCAAATTTTTGTCTTACAATTTGTAGAGACATTCAGAGATTGGGGACCACACCCAACCGAGCAATTGGTTGACCAAGAATTAGAAAATAATGAAACAGTTGTAGGATGCTCTTGCGGCCATCCTTCTGAGGTCATTCTTATTCTGATTCAGGAGATTTCTCTAATTACATCAACTTTTACCGAAA GTGGTAACAGTCCGGTATCTCCTACAAATCATCATTCAGGGCAACAAAATAACCTGGGTTTAAGCTCACAAATATTGCAAGTTCTGGAGTGTTTGGAAATTCTGACTCGCTCCTTGCATAACTGTAGAGTATTCAGCTACTATGGTGGTGTACAGAAGATTACTTCTCTACTAAAAG CTGCTGTTGCTCAGCTCAAAAACTTGAACAGGTTGTTGGCTGCAGAAGACCAATCTTCAGATGAAGTGGTGGAAAATGCTAGGCTGATGCTAAATATACTTGTAAGCATAATCACCATAATTTCAAACTTCATGAAGTTGGAAATAACTGTTGGAAGGATTCCCCATATTGTGGAGACCATAAAGCATACCCCATCAAACAACCATTTGGCTGCAGTCACGTCTAGCTCTCCTGCTAGAACCATTTCTGATATACTTCGGCATTGGCAGCAGAAGGCAATTGTTCTTGTGATGGAAGCTAGTGGTGTCTACTGGTTAGTAG AACTATTACGTGTTGTTCAAAGGTTGAATTTGAAAGAGCAGTGCATTGATCTCTCACTCCATTTTATTACTCTGTGCGCTCTGCGATCAACTGTTTCTGGTACCCGTGCTCAGAATCATTTGAGAAGCATTGGTGGGCTAGAAATTCTATTGGATGGACTTGGACTTCCTTCTAGTAATTTTTCAGTTTTGATGCATTCATCTATCTCAAGAAATGAAAG GGATGAAATACTTCTCCTCCAAATACAGTATTTGCAAACTCTGAGTGAGGCAGT ATTTGGCAACGTCAACAATTTGCAGATTTTATGTGAAAATGGACGGGTACACAAATTCGCAAACTGCATTTGTTGGCCAGCATTTATGATTCAGAAGTTCCATCGTCAAACGGATAATACCAAAGCTTCACTTACACTAGATTCTGCCTCCGGTCTAATTTATTTTCTTGACAGAACTGAATGGAATGACTACTCTATAAAATTGAGCAATGCCCTTTGTTCTTTTGTTCTTCCTTCAGAGGATATTGGACACTGTTCTGATGAAATAGCTGTCAGCCAAATTGTATTATCCATCCCATTGGCTTACCTGGAGCAATCTGTGAGATGGATCATAAGGATTCTTATGACCGTCTTTCTATGTATCAGAGCGTGCACCAAGGAAACTGAGCTGCCAGACCACATAAA GATTTTTGTGAAGACCATTCAATATTATGTGATTCGCATGTTCAAAAGAATTCTTATTTCAACACCAGCTCTACTCCCAGCTTTTAGAGAGGAAGGTGTATGGGACCTGATATTCTCAGGGAATTTTTTCTACTTTGGTTCATCTGTAGAAGACACTCGTTTTCACACTGTTACAAATATTCAAAATGGTGATGTTAACAGTAACCGAATATCTATTCATTCTGAAAGCTTGTATCGTAGCGATGTTAACATTCTTCAAGTGGAAGCTATTTCCTTCTTGGAGTTTGCTGCAACACTCAATGAAAACACATATAACACG CCAGAATGCACGGCACTGCTAGATGCACTTGAACATTGCATTTCTGATCCTTTGGCAGTCAACACTCTTCTCAAAAGCTTTCGTGTTATTCTACAACTCGCGACAGAACATACTCTAGATTCATTTGAATCATTGGATGTAATTACAAGAGTCCTTAAGGTTGCTTGCCGTCTGGCACAAGAGCTACGAAACTTCAGTAATTTTCTTTGTTCTAATGTCATGGTTAGTCAAGATGGTTCTCAGTTTAAAAATATTGAAGGCAGAACTGAGGACACTCTTATATGTACAGAGTTAGCTTTGAGCCTCTTTATGGAATATGTCACTATATCGATAGATGGAAGAATTCTTGTTTTACACAATGCTGACTGCATTGAGTGTTTATTTGACTTGTTCCATGAACAGAACATTCGAAAGCATGTGCTGGAGCAAGTTCTTGCCTTATTTAGG TTGCCTTCATCGTCAACACAAGATCATACAGCCAAATTGCAGTTATGCTCAAAGTATTTAGAGAACTTTTCACGtgcaaataaaaaagaaaatatcaaCACAGAGTTGTCAATTGACCTTCTGGTCAACATGAGAGAGATCATAATGATGGATCGCATG TACTATCAAAATCTATTTCGCGATGAAGGGTGCTTTCTACATATTATTTCATTATTGAATGGAAATTTCAATAAGGTGACTGATGAGCAGCTTGTCCTTAATGTCCTTCAGACCTTAACTTTATTACTTGAAGGAAATGATGCATCTAAG GGTGCCTTTAGATTACTAGTTGGAGCAGGTTATCAAACATTACAGAGCCTGATACTGGATTTCTACAAATGGTCGCCAAGTGGGAGACTCTTGGATGCATTGCTTAGCATGCTGGTTGATTGCAAGTTTGAGTTAGATGAGAAAACAACTATAAAG AATGAAGATGCTGTTGTATTACTTCTGAATATTTTGCAGAAG AGCAGCACGTCACTTCAGCACTATGGGCTTGTAATCTTACAGCAGTTGCTCAAGCAATCCATTACAAATAGAACCTCTTGTTTCAAAGCTGGGTTGCTAAGTTTTCTTCTTGATTGGTTTTCAGTAGAGGAAAAGGATGATACAGTTATTGCAATTGCAGAGTTAATACAGATACTTGGTGCACATAGTATATGTGGCAAGGACATCCGCAAAATCTTTGCACTTTTGCGATGTGAAAAGATTGGTACCAAACACAAGCACACATCTTTGCTTCTGACAAGTCTCAGTCACATGCTGAAGGAAAAGGGGCCAGAAGCTTTCTTTGAGTTCAGTGGTCATGATTCT GGTATAGAAATAAAATCACCCTTCCTATGGCCTTACAATAgagggctatctttttcttgctGGTTAAGGGTTGAAAACTTTCCGGACAGTGGTATGATGGGCCTTTTCTCCTTTTTAACAGAAGACGGAAAGGGGTGCTCCGCTGTTCTTAACAgaagtgctttagtatatgAG TCTATCTATCAAAAACATCAATGTGTTTTGTTACCGCTCAAGCTTCCACCAAAGGAATGGATATTCCTTTCTGTTACTCATACAATTGGGAGGGCTTTCTCCGGAGGAAGCCAGCTGAGGTGTTATGTAGATGGGGAGCTAGTATCATCCGAGAAGTGTGG GTATGCAAAATTCAACGAAGCAATGACTCACTGCACCATTGGCACAGAATTAATGCCTGTTGGTGATGAACCTATCTCAATTGGTTTCGAAAAAACTTTTGCCTTCACAGGTCAAATGGGCCCAGTCTATGTGTTTTCTGATGCACTTTCTTCAGAGCAAGTAAAAGGCATATATTTTCTAGGACCAAGTTACATGTACTCTTTCCATGGCGATGATTCACTCTACAGGGGAGTTCTTGATGCTAGAGACGGGCTTTCATCAAAGATAATTTTTGGTTTCAATGCACAG GCTAGTCAAGGTCGGAGTTTGTTCAGTGTGTCAACAGCACTCGATAATGCTGACAAAAATACATTTGAAGCAACAATTATGGGGGGGACAAAGTTATGCTCACGACACTTGCCCCAAGATATTATTTACTGCGTTGGTGGTGTCTCTGTATTTTTCCCACTCTTCACTCAATTCTTTAATGCTGCAAGTGATATTGAGAAATGTTGCCGTCCATCTATTGTCAATGATAAATTGGCTGCTGAGGTCATTGAGCTAGTCGCAACTGTTCTGGATGGAAATGTATCAAATCAACAACAGATGTATCTGCTTTCCGGGTTATCCATTCTAGGATTCTTGCTTCAATCAGCTACCCCACAGCTCTTAACCACCAAAACTCTTTCCGCACTGAAGTACATGTTTGACATTCTGAGGAACTGTG GCATGTCAAAAGTTCTCCTCAAAGATGCTATctcacaaatttttttgaatccaCAAATATGGGTATATGCAAGCTATGAAGTGCAAAGAGATCTCTATATGTTTGtgataaaatattttgaaacagATGGAAGGCTTTTACCGCTTCTATGTGGACTCCCTTGGGTTATTGATATTGTGTGCCGATATTACTGGGAAAAGGCAGATTCTAGGCATGTTGTTGCTTCCAAGCCTTTGCTTCATCCAGTTACCAAACAAGTTATTGGAGAGAGACCTAAGATAGTTGAAATTCACAAACTTCGTCTTCTCCTTCTGAGTTTAGCAGAAATGAGCTTAAA GATAAAAGTTTCTCCAGATGACATAAGAGCGCTTGTAGCTTTCTTTGAGAGGAGCCAAGACATAGCATGTATCAGTGATATACTGGACATGATCATCGGTGCTCTTTCACATGGTGCAGTTTTTTCATCATTTGTTGAGAATGTAAATTACCTTGGTGGTTGTTGCATTTTCATTAATCTTCTTAAGAG GGAATTTGAGCCAGTCCGTTTGTTGGGGCTTCAGCTCATTGGAAAACTTATGACTGGGATGCCTTCTGAGAAGAAAGGAACGAAGTTATTTGCCCTACCCTTAGGGCAGTCTAGACCCATCTCTGAAAACTTAACAAAAGAACTAATAGCTGCACCTCAGTTGTTCTTGAATACAATGTCTGAAAGGCTATTCAAATTTCCACTATCAGATAATTTATGTGCAACACTTTTCAGTGTTCTTAGTGGAATCAGTACACAACAG GTTCTCGAGGAAAATTCTCTATCTGATCCACCAAGGGATAGAAATTGCAATCTTTTAAGCTTGCCACCCTTTTCCCTTCCTCAGATTTTGATATGCATCTTTAGATTTATGCATTCTTGTAAAGATTCCTCAGCACGCACAAGAATCTTAAATCTTCTTCTTGGTTTGCTGGATTCAAACTCTTCAAACATTGAGGCACTAATG GAGCATAGTTGGAACTCTTGGCTTGAAACATCCACAAATCTTGATGTATTCAAGGACTACAAATCAGTTTCTAAAGGTGAGCCTGACGATATGAAGACAGATGAACTAAGTCTTGTGATGAACTTGTATTCTTTGGTCCTTTCATACTACCTGTGCTTCGTTAGAGGTGGCTGGCATCAACTCGATGATACTGCTAATTTTTTCCTCTCGAAAATTGACCAG GGACAGCTATCAAATTCTAATTTGCTGAGGGACATATTTGATGATATTGCTGGGAGTCTGCTTCAGAAATCTGAGGAAgataatattttccttttacagcCTTGCTGTGATAATGTTTTACATTTTTTGAACCTTATACAGGAGCTACTTGTCAGTCAAATGGGAATTAGGCTATTG TTTCTATCTCCCAGTATTTTGGAGGAATCTTCACATGATAACATATGGAAAGAAGATATTAAGTCAACAGTAATTGATATTTTAAATACCGAGAGCAATGGTCAATGTACAAG ATTTTCTGATGTAAATAAAGTCAGTGATGATTGGTGGAACTTCTTTGACAAGGTCTGGAGTATTATACGTAATTTGAACGAAAAAGGACCAAGCAAATTAGTACCAAAGGATCCAAATGTTGAGGTTACATCTTTGGGGCAAAGGGCACGTGGACTTTTGGAGTCTACAAATGTCCCTGCTGCAGAAAAGACTACTATGGTATCTGGAGGTGGAGGTATTGGTACTGCATTAGGTATAAAAATGAACAGATTTGCTGAGAAAACTACAGTGTCAAGGGAAGAGATAATTCCAAGAATTTTCTTCCACCTTGTGATTTTGTACCTCTGCAAAGCTGGATTAGAGAATGCATATAATTGTGTTCTACAGTTCATGTCgttgcttcccattcttcttattTCAGAAGATGACCAAAGCAAAAATAAGTTGCACTTTTTGATTTG GTCTTTACTAATTGTAAGATCTCAGTATGGGCAGCTTGACGATGGTGCTCGTTTCCATGTTTTTTcgcacttgattcttgaaacTATCATATATGGAAAGTCCATGTTGGTCACTAATATCTTAGGGAGAGATGATCCCGTGGACATCAACAACAAGGAGACTGGATTCATCCTTAGCTTTATACAGAAGGATCGTGTTCTTGCCGCG GCTGCTAATGAGGTTAAGCACATGAAGGCTGTTCAGGTTGATCGCTTAAAGCAGCTGCATGAACTTCACTTGAAGCTTAACGAGTGTTCTGCAACGGAGATACGGCTTGTGCAGGCCATTGAAGATGAGATACATTTTACTATCACTGCTGCCCTTTCAGCAGATGACAGTAGAAAAACAGCTTCTCAACTTGCTTTCCGTGAGGATCAGCAAATTATCACG GATAAGTGGATACATATTTCCCGTGCTCTCATGGATGAGAGAGGACCATGGTCTGCTAACCCTTTTCCAAATGATGTTGTGACTCACTGGAAACTTGACAAGACAGAGGATAGATGGCGGCGGCGATTCAAGCTCAAACGTAATTACAAATTTGATGAACGCTTATGTAAACCTTCACAGTCAAGGAATGAAAGTATAGTGTCTTCAGCTGACCAACTGTACATAATTGCCAAAATTCCTGAGAAAATGAAGCGATTCCTTCTTAAAGGAGTGCGGGGAATCACAGAGGACAGTAGTTATGAACCATTTGAAGATATTAACGATGCGAGTGAATCTTCCCAGAGTAATCCTTTAGAGAGCCAAAGCCTGAATAATGCTGCAGATACCTCTGACTTTCATGCTTCTGTACATTATAAAAAAGAGCCATCATCTACTAATGGAGATAATGATTATACAAAG GTGCTATGTTCAGTTCGTTGTGTTCTTGTAACACCAAAGCGAAAATTAGCAGGACAATTGGATATCACACGAACTGTCAtgcatttttcttttgaatTTTTGGTCGAAGGAACTGGAGGATCATCTGTTTTCAACAAGTTTAAAGACAAAAAAGATTCAGACTGCAAGAACGAGCTGGGAGGTGTGGACAGACTTGATGGATGCCGAGACGGTATGATTGAAACCAATGGTGTTTTGACACAAAACCAGTCTAACAAGATCAAACGTCACAGAAGGTGGAACATAGCCAAG ATAAAAGGAGTTCATTGGACACGTTACCTACTGCAATATACTGCAATGGAGATCTTTTTTGATGACTcaagtgcacctatctttttaAACTTTTCCTCCCAAAAGGATACTAAAAATGCTGGGTCTCTGTTAGTTTCTCTTAGGAATGAAGCATTGTTCCCTAAAGGAATTACCAAAGACAAAAATAATATTATTTCATTCGTCGATAGGCGAGTTGCACTTCGAATGGCTGAGAATGCCAGGGaaagatggaggaggagggaAATCAGTAACTTTGAGTATCTTGTGATTTTAAACACCCTTGCTGGAAGATCTTACAATGACTTAACTCAGTATCCTATATTTCCATGGATATTGGCTGATTACACCTCAGAAAAACTTGATTTCAACAAGTCATCGACTTTTAGGGATCTTTCAAAACCAGTTGGTGCGTTGGATGAAAACCGCTTCAAG GCTTTTGAAGATAGATATCTTAGTTTCTATGACCCTGATATACCAAG TTTTTATTACGGATCTCACTACTCTAGCATGGGAATCGTTCTTCATTATATGCTTAGGCTTGAGCCATTTACAACTCTGCATCTAAACTTTCAG GGTGGCAAGTTTGACCATGCAGATCGTTTGTTCCAGAGCATTGAGAGCGCTTACATAAATAGCTTATCAAGTACAAGTGATGTCAAAGAGCTTATTCCAGAATTTTTTTACATGCCCGAGTTTCTTGAAAATTCAAATTCATATCATCTTGGTGTTAAGCAGGATGGGGAACCTATAGGTGATGTTGCTCTCCCTCCATGGGCAAAG GGTTCGCCTGAAGAATTCATCCACATCAATAGAGAAGCCCTTGAAAGTGAATATGTGAGCTCTAATCTCCATAACTGGATTGACCTCATATTTGGTTACAAGCAGCGTGGACAACCAGCTGTTGAG GCAGCAAACATATTTTACTACGTGACATATGAAGGTGCAGTTGATCTAGAAAATATGGATGACATGTTGCAAAAATCTGCTATTGAGGATCAGATAGCGAATTTTGGACAGACACCAATCCAGATTTTCCGGATGAAACATCCAAGAAGAGGACCTCCCATCCCAATTGCTCATCCACTGTATTTTGCACCACAGTCGATAACATTAACTTCAAGTGTTTATAGTACAGTCAGCCACATGTGTGCTATACTATTTATAGGTTTGTTGGAGAACACTGTTGTATTGATGAATGAGGGACTCATATTGTCAGTAAAGCTATGGTTGACAACACAACTGCAGTCATGTGGAAATTTCACATATTCTGGATCACAG GAAAATTTCTTTGGAATCGGTTCAGATGTTATCTCTCCTCGTAAAATTGGCACTTTCCTTGCTGAAAACGTTAAGTTTGGAAGACAATGCTTAGCAACAATGCAAAATAGTTGTGATAATTATTTGATTTTATGTGGAAACTGGGAGAACAGTTTCCAAATAATTTCTCTCAGTGATGGAAGAATTGTGCAGAGCATCAGGCAACATAAGGATGTTGTTAGCTGTGTTGCAG TTTCGTCTGACGGAAATGTGGTTGCGACTGGTAGTTATGACACAACTGTTATGATCTGGCATGCATTTCGAGGAAGACCAATTGATAAGAAAATGAGGGGTCCCAATTTTGAACTTTCAGAAAAGGAACATGTTATAGTAGAAAGGCCTGTTCATATCTTATGTGGTCATGATGACATCATAACATGCTTATTTGTTAGCACGGAACTTGACATTGTAATCAGTGGTTCAAAAGATGGGACTTGTATTTTTCATACACTGCGTGAAGGGAGATATGTTCGGTCCATTCAGCATCCTTCTGGTGTTGGTTTATCAAAATTGGTAGCATCACAGCATGGGAGGGTCGTATTATATTCTAAGAATGACCTCTCCTTGCACATGTACTCCATCAATGGACGACATATTGCCTCTTCAGCAACCCTTGGACGTCTCAATTGCATAGAACTTAGCTGTTGTGGTGATTTCATTGTTTGCGCTGGTGAGCTTGGACAAATAGTCTTACGCTCAATGCATTCTCTTGGTATTGTTTGGAGGTATGATGGAAACGGGAAGACAATTACTTCCCTAGTTGTGACCCCTGAGGAGTGCATTCTAGCTGGAACCAAGAATGGTAGCTTGCTGGTATTTTCAATAGAAACTCCTCTCCTTCGCAGGGGGAGTATGCAACGAAATAGAATAAAGCCCTCCACAACTGGTTAA